The Paraburkholderia acidisoli genome contains a region encoding:
- a CDS encoding Tim44 domain-containing protein — MSEPRTNASRKLSMSWARRIGTLAVIGAIVAGSLASLDAEARRMGGGRSFGRQSSVASQRSTTPPPAQPSPTQQAGAQRAPAAPAPTPAAAPARNRWLGPIAGLAAGLGIAALLSHFGLGEAFAGAMANMIIIALIAFIAIWLIRKIASRRRAAEPAYQTGGGGGYPGSAGSGGMLNQSSGYRPSEPSYSAPATGQYLAPEANPLTTPQIDTPPAVPAGFDTETFVRNAKVYFVRLQAAWDAGNMDDIREFTTPEMFAEIRVDLAGRGPQPNQTDVVQLNADLLAVEERGNDYLASVRFSGLIREGMGVPAEPFTEVWNLSKSRGSGEGWLLAGIQQVTSH; from the coding sequence ATGTCTGAGCCCCGAACCAATGCTTCCAGAAAGCTTTCAATGTCGTGGGCCAGGCGGATCGGAACCCTGGCCGTGATCGGCGCGATCGTCGCCGGCAGCCTCGCGTCGCTCGACGCCGAGGCGCGCCGCATGGGCGGCGGCCGCAGCTTCGGCCGTCAGTCTTCGGTGGCCTCGCAGCGCAGCACCACGCCGCCGCCGGCACAACCCAGTCCCACGCAGCAGGCCGGCGCCCAGCGCGCACCGGCCGCGCCGGCGCCCACGCCTGCGGCCGCCCCGGCGCGCAACCGCTGGCTCGGGCCCATCGCGGGTCTCGCGGCGGGTCTCGGCATCGCGGCGCTGCTCTCGCACTTCGGCCTGGGCGAAGCGTTCGCGGGCGCCATGGCGAACATGATCATCATCGCGCTCATCGCCTTTATCGCCATCTGGCTGATCCGCAAGATCGCGAGCCGCCGCCGCGCGGCCGAACCGGCGTATCAAACCGGTGGTGGCGGTGGGTATCCTGGATCGGCGGGTTCGGGCGGCATGCTGAACCAGTCGTCGGGTTATCGGCCTTCGGAACCGAGCTATAGCGCGCCGGCCACGGGCCAATATCTCGCGCCCGAGGCGAACCCGCTCACCACGCCGCAGATCGACACGCCGCCCGCCGTGCCGGCCGGTTTCGACACGGAAACCTTCGTGCGCAACGCCAAGGTCTACTTCGTGCGACTCCAGGCCGCATGGGACGCGGGCAATATGGACGACATCCGCGAATTCACCACGCCCGAAATGTTCGCCGAAATTCGCGTCGATCTCGCGGGGCGCGGTCCGCAGCCGAACCAGACCGACGTCGTGCAGCTCAACGCCGACCTGCTGGCCGTGGAAGAGCGCGGCAACGACTATCTCGCGAGCGTGCGCTTCTCGGGCCTGATCCGCGAAGGCATGGGCGTGCCCGCCGAGCCGTTCACGGAAGTGTGGAATCTCTCGAAGTCGCGCGGCTCCGGCGAAGGCTGGCTGCTCGCGGGCATCCAGCAGGTCACGTCGCACTGA
- a CDS encoding DUF502 domain-containing protein: protein MTIKKATFKSVFLTGLLVLVPLAITLWVLNLVIGTMDQTLLLLPESWRPERVFGVRLPGLGAVLTIAFIFVVGVLTHNFIGQKLVEWWNALVRRIPLIGPLYGSIQQVSDTLLSSNGNAFRKALLIEYPRKGSWTIAFLTGIPGGDVVNHLQEDHVSVYVPTTPNPTSGFFLIVPKSEVIELDMTVDAALKYIVSMGVVAPAAHTRRPIDPPL, encoded by the coding sequence ATGACGATCAAGAAAGCGACGTTCAAATCGGTGTTCCTGACCGGCCTGCTGGTGCTGGTGCCGCTGGCCATCACGCTGTGGGTGCTGAACCTCGTGATCGGCACGATGGACCAGACGCTCCTGCTGCTGCCCGAATCGTGGCGCCCGGAGCGTGTGTTCGGCGTGCGCCTGCCGGGCCTCGGCGCGGTGCTCACCATCGCGTTCATCTTCGTGGTGGGCGTGCTCACGCACAACTTCATCGGCCAGAAGCTGGTGGAGTGGTGGAACGCGCTGGTGCGCCGCATTCCGCTCATCGGGCCGCTGTACGGCAGCATCCAGCAGGTTTCCGATACACTGCTTTCGAGCAACGGCAACGCCTTTCGCAAGGCGCTCCTGATCGAGTACCCGCGCAAGGGCTCGTGGACGATCGCGTTCCTCACCGGCATTCCGGGCGGCGACGTGGTGAATCATCTTCAGGAAGATCACGTGAGCGTGTATGTGCCGACCACGCCGAACCCCACGTCGGGCTTCTTCCTGATCGTACCCAAGAGCGAGGTGATCGAGCTCGACATGACCGTCGACGCCGCGCTCAAGTATATTGTTTCGATGGGGGTGGTCGCGCCGGCCGCGCATACACGCCGCCCCATCGATCCCCCGCTTTAA
- the aspS gene encoding aspartate--tRNA ligase — MSMRSEYCGLVTEQLLGQTVSLCGWVQRRRDHGGVIFIDLRDREGLVQVVCDPDRAEMFKIAEGVRNEFCVQVKGLVRNRPEGTVNANLTSGKIEVLCHEIVVLNASVTPPFQLDDDNLSETTRLTHRVLDLRRPQMQHNLRLRYRVTMAVRKYLDALGFIDIETPMLTKSTPEGARDYLVPSRVNAGQFFALPQSPQLFKQLLMVANFDRYYQIVKCFRDEDLRADRQPEFTQIDCETSFLGEQEIRDLFEDMARHVFKETIGVELDAKFPIMPYSEAMSRFGSDKPDLRVKLEFTEMTDAMKDVDFKVFSTPANTKDGRVAALRVPKGAELSRGDIDGYTEFVRIYGAKGLAWIKVNEVAKGRDGLQSPIVKNLHDASIAAILERTGAQDGDIIFFAADRAKVVNDSLGALRLKIGHSEFGKANGLVEKGWKPLWVIDFPMFEYDEEENRYVAAHHPFTSPKDEHLEYLETDPGRCLAKAYDMVLNGWEIGGGSVRIYQEEVQSKVFRALKINAEEARAKFGFLLDALQYGAPPHGGIAFGLDRIVTMMAGADSIRDVIAFPKTQRAQCLLTQAPSPVDERQLKELHIRLRQPEQKPAQ, encoded by the coding sequence ATGTCGATGAGATCTGAATACTGCGGTCTGGTGACCGAACAGCTGCTGGGCCAAACTGTTTCGCTGTGCGGATGGGTGCAGCGCCGCCGCGACCACGGCGGCGTCATCTTCATCGACCTGCGCGACCGCGAAGGCCTCGTTCAGGTCGTTTGCGACCCCGATCGCGCGGAGATGTTCAAGATCGCCGAAGGCGTGCGCAACGAGTTCTGCGTGCAGGTGAAGGGTCTCGTGCGCAACCGTCCGGAAGGCACGGTCAACGCGAACCTCACGAGCGGCAAGATCGAAGTGCTGTGCCACGAGATCGTGGTCCTGAACGCGTCGGTCACGCCGCCGTTCCAGCTCGACGACGACAACCTCTCGGAAACCACGCGCCTCACGCACCGCGTGCTCGACCTGCGCCGTCCGCAGATGCAGCACAACCTGCGCTTGCGCTACCGCGTGACGATGGCCGTGCGCAAGTATCTCGACGCGCTCGGCTTCATCGACATCGAAACGCCGATGCTCACGAAGAGCACGCCGGAAGGCGCGCGCGACTACCTCGTGCCGTCGCGCGTGAACGCGGGCCAGTTCTTCGCGCTGCCGCAGTCGCCGCAGCTCTTCAAGCAGCTCCTGATGGTGGCGAACTTCGATCGCTACTACCAGATCGTCAAGTGCTTCCGCGACGAAGACCTGCGCGCCGACCGTCAGCCCGAATTCACGCAGATCGACTGCGAAACGTCGTTCCTCGGCGAGCAGGAGATTCGCGACCTGTTCGAAGACATGGCGCGTCACGTGTTCAAGGAAACGATCGGCGTCGAGCTCGACGCGAAGTTCCCGATCATGCCGTACTCGGAAGCCATGAGCCGCTTCGGTTCGGACAAGCCCGACCTGCGCGTGAAGCTCGAATTCACCGAGATGACCGACGCGATGAAGGACGTCGACTTCAAGGTGTTCAGCACGCCGGCCAACACGAAGGACGGCCGCGTCGCGGCGCTGCGCGTGCCGAAGGGCGCGGAACTCTCGCGCGGCGACATCGACGGTTACACGGAATTCGTGCGCATCTACGGCGCCAAGGGTCTCGCGTGGATCAAGGTCAACGAAGTCGCGAAGGGCCGTGACGGTCTGCAAAGCCCGATCGTCAAGAACCTGCACGACGCGTCGATTGCCGCGATTCTCGAGCGCACCGGCGCGCAAGACGGCGACATCATCTTCTTCGCGGCCGACCGCGCGAAGGTGGTGAACGACAGCCTCGGCGCGCTGCGCCTGAAGATCGGCCATTCGGAATTCGGCAAGGCCAACGGTCTGGTCGAAAAGGGCTGGAAGCCGCTGTGGGTGATCGACTTCCCGATGTTCGAATACGACGAGGAAGAAAACCGCTACGTGGCCGCGCATCACCCGTTCACGAGCCCGAAGGACGAGCACCTGGAATACCTCGAAACGGATCCGGGCCGCTGCCTCGCGAAGGCCTACGACATGGTGCTGAACGGCTGGGAAATTGGTGGCGGCTCGGTGCGTATCTATCAGGAAGAGGTGCAGAGCAAGGTGTTCCGCGCGCTCAAGATCAACGCCGAGGAAGCCCGCGCGAAGTTCGGCTTCCTGCTCGACGCGCTGCAGTATGGTGCGCCGCCGCACGGCGGTATCGCGTTCGGTCTGGACCGCATCGTCACGATGATGGCCGGTGCCGACTCGATCCGCGACGTGATCGCGTTCCCGAAGACGCAACGCGCCCAGTGTCTGCTCACGCAGGCGCCGAGCCCGGTGGACGAGCGCCAGCTGAAGGAACTGCACATCCGTCTGCGTCAACCCGAGCAGAAGCCGGCGCAGTAA
- the ubiE gene encoding bifunctional demethylmenaquinone methyltransferase/2-methoxy-6-polyprenyl-1,4-benzoquinol methylase UbiE, producing the protein MSKTHFGYQTVDEQDKAKKVAGVFHSVASNYDLMNDLMSGGLHRAWKAFTIAQANVRPGAKVLDIAGGTGDLSMAFAKKAGPSGEVWHTDINESMLRVGRDRLIDKGVITPALLCDAEKIPFPDNYFDVVTVAFGLRNMTHKDAALAEMRRVLKPGGRLLVLEFSKVWDPLKKAYDVYSFKVLPWLGERFAQDAESYRYLAESIRMHPDQETLKTMMEQVGLDAVKYYNLSAGVVALHVGTKY; encoded by the coding sequence ATGAGCAAAACCCACTTCGGCTATCAGACAGTCGACGAACAGGACAAGGCGAAGAAGGTGGCCGGCGTGTTCCACTCGGTCGCCTCGAACTACGACCTGATGAACGATCTGATGTCGGGCGGGCTGCACCGCGCGTGGAAGGCGTTCACGATCGCGCAGGCGAACGTGCGGCCTGGCGCGAAGGTGCTCGATATCGCGGGCGGCACCGGCGACCTTTCCATGGCGTTCGCGAAAAAGGCGGGCCCGAGCGGCGAGGTCTGGCACACCGACATCAACGAGTCGATGCTGCGCGTGGGCCGCGACCGGCTCATCGACAAGGGCGTGATCACGCCCGCGCTGCTCTGCGATGCCGAGAAAATTCCGTTTCCGGACAATTACTTCGACGTGGTGACGGTCGCCTTCGGCCTGCGCAACATGACGCATAAAGATGCCGCGCTCGCCGAAATGCGCCGCGTGCTCAAGCCGGGCGGCCGCCTGCTCGTGCTCGAATTCTCGAAGGTCTGGGACCCGCTCAAGAAGGCTTACGACGTCTATTCGTTCAAGGTGCTGCCGTGGCTTGGCGAGCGCTTCGCGCAGGACGCCGAAAGCTATCGCTACCTTGCGGAGTCGATCCGCATGCATCCCGATCAGGAAACCCTCAAGACGATGATGGAACAAGTCGGCCTCGACGCCGTCAAATATTACAATTTGTCAGCTGGCGTGGTAGCCTTACACGTCGGTACAAAGTATTAG
- a CDS encoding phospholipase D-like domain-containing protein: MSDTQRERPDPFVDEAGLDVEPRRIVRLREALLGRRYRSRYRFTSGNEVRLFESGAELFGALIERIDAATRDVALETYIFCHDGTGQSVSEALVRAARRGVHVRVITDGVGTARLDLFDAWGEAGIEHRIYNPHIFGRFGFSRTHRKLAVIDDAYAYCGGINVVDDMENEGKPLPFPRWDFAVELAGPVVVDVREAIELQWRRIRLGHRPPLPGASGADSQVSPGVPASAGYMAPHPTGHTIGRSTQAVNEVLRHLPAAASAGRTSRTRRIIERLRERLRAGVPDPRTAHVPCVAFVARDNVVNRRAIEKAYLEAIGEARHEVLLANPYFMPGRRLRRAFVEAAARGVSVKLLIGRKEFKVLDYGTPFLYHQLLTAGVQIAEYEKTMLHGKVAVVDSIWGTVGSSNLDALSLVLNNEANVLMVRLPQIAQLRDAILAAFDESTQIDRAHYEARPWHERLVNWLAFSIYRGAMKLLTVGSYD, encoded by the coding sequence ATGAGCGACACGCAACGCGAGCGCCCCGATCCTTTTGTCGACGAAGCCGGCCTCGACGTCGAGCCGCGCCGCATCGTGCGCCTGCGCGAAGCGCTGCTCGGGCGGCGCTACCGGTCGCGCTACCGCTTCACGAGCGGCAACGAGGTGCGCCTGTTCGAATCGGGCGCCGAGCTGTTCGGCGCGCTGATCGAGCGCATCGACGCGGCCACGCGCGACGTCGCGCTCGAAACCTATATCTTCTGCCACGACGGCACCGGCCAGTCGGTCTCGGAGGCGCTGGTCCGCGCCGCGCGGCGCGGCGTGCACGTGCGCGTGATCACCGACGGCGTCGGCACCGCGCGCCTCGATCTGTTCGACGCGTGGGGCGAGGCGGGCATCGAGCATCGCATCTACAACCCGCACATTTTCGGGCGCTTCGGCTTCTCGCGCACGCACCGCAAGCTCGCCGTCATCGACGACGCCTACGCGTATTGCGGCGGCATCAACGTCGTCGACGACATGGAAAACGAAGGCAAGCCGCTGCCGTTTCCGCGCTGGGATTTCGCGGTCGAACTGGCCGGGCCCGTGGTCGTGGACGTGCGCGAGGCGATCGAGCTGCAATGGCGGCGCATCCGGCTCGGCCATCGTCCGCCGCTGCCGGGCGCGAGCGGCGCCGACAGCCAGGTGTCGCCGGGCGTGCCCGCGAGCGCGGGCTACATGGCGCCGCACCCCACGGGCCACACGATCGGGCGCTCCACGCAGGCGGTGAACGAGGTGCTGCGCCATCTCCCGGCCGCCGCCAGCGCCGGGCGCACGAGCCGCACGCGCCGCATCATCGAGCGGTTGCGCGAGCGCCTGCGCGCGGGCGTGCCCGATCCGCGCACGGCGCACGTGCCCTGCGTGGCGTTCGTCGCGCGCGACAACGTCGTCAACCGGCGCGCGATCGAGAAGGCGTATCTCGAAGCGATCGGCGAGGCGCGTCACGAGGTGCTGCTCGCCAATCCGTACTTCATGCCGGGACGGCGCCTGCGCCGCGCCTTCGTGGAAGCGGCGGCGCGCGGCGTGTCGGTCAAGCTGCTGATCGGGCGCAAGGAGTTCAAGGTGCTCGACTACGGCACGCCGTTCCTCTATCACCAGTTGCTCACGGCGGGCGTGCAGATTGCTGAATACGAGAAGACGATGCTGCACGGCAAGGTGGCGGTGGTCGATTCGATCTGGGGCACCGTGGGGTCGTCCAACCTCGACGCGCTCAGTCTCGTGCTCAACAACGAGGCCAACGTGCTGATGGTGCGGCTGCCGCAGATCGCGCAACTGCGCGACGCGATCCTCGCCGCGTTCGACGAATCCACGCAGATCGACCGCGCGCACTACGAAGCCAGGCCGTGGCACGAACGCCTCGTGAACTGGCTGGCGTTTTCGATCTATCGCGGGGCGATGAAACTGCTCACGGTAGGCAGCTACGACTAG
- a CDS encoding FmdB family zinc ribbon protein, which yields MPIYAYRCESCGFQKDALQKISDAPLTQCPSCGADAFRKQVTAAGFQLKGSGWYVTDFRGGSGGASGAAKGATSEGAAGESAATSDAKPASDSAAAAPAAASAPAAPAAGSGSASST from the coding sequence ATGCCGATCTACGCTTATCGCTGCGAGTCGTGCGGCTTCCAGAAAGACGCGCTGCAAAAGATTAGCGATGCGCCTCTGACGCAGTGCCCCAGCTGCGGCGCGGACGCGTTTCGCAAGCAGGTCACCGCGGCCGGCTTTCAACTGAAGGGCTCGGGCTGGTACGTCACCGATTTCCGTGGCGGCAGCGGCGGCGCGAGCGGCGCGGCCAAGGGCGCGACGAGCGAAGGTGCCGCAGGCGAGAGCGCCGCGACGAGCGACGCGAAACCGGCCTCGGACAGCGCCGCTGCGGCACCGGCCGCCGCGAGCGCGCCGGCGGCGCCGGCTGCCGGCTCCGGCTCGGCCAGTTCCACCTGA
- the ubiB gene encoding ubiquinone biosynthesis regulatory protein kinase UbiB, which translates to MRFLRFLKIFFTVIRFGLDEMMLSRINDRRVRLLLRITTIGRKFDQPPGVRLRLALESLGPIFVKFGQVLSTRRDLLPLDIAVELARLQDQVPPFDSNVAIGIVEKSLGAPVDTLFDEFERTPVASASIAQVHFAKVKSGQHAGKPVAVKVLRPNMRPVIDSDLALLRDIAVWAERLWADGKRLKPREVVAEFDKYLHDELDLMREAANGSQLRRNFAGLDLLLVPEMYWEFSTPNVLVMERMVGVPISQVDKLRAAGVDIPKLAREGVEIFFTQVFRDGFFHADMHPGNIQVSLDPAHFGRYIALDFGIVGALSDFDKNYLAQNFLAFFKRDYHRVATLHIESGWVPPNTRVEELESAIRAVCEPYFDRALKDISLGQVLLRLFQTSRRFNVEIQPQLVLLQKTMLNVEGLGRSLDPELDLWKTAKPYLERWMTEQIGLRGWYERFKIEAPQWSKTLPQLPRLVHQALLHRQEPSHIAGDETIRQILAEQRRTNRLLQGLLVFGVAVGVGMVAARMWMAFAYGG; encoded by the coding sequence ATGCGTTTCCTGCGTTTCCTCAAGATTTTTTTCACCGTCATCCGTTTCGGCCTCGACGAGATGATGCTGAGCCGCATCAACGACCGGCGCGTGCGCCTGCTGCTTCGCATCACCACGATCGGCCGCAAGTTCGATCAACCGCCCGGCGTGCGTTTGCGGCTCGCGCTCGAAAGCCTCGGCCCGATCTTCGTGAAGTTCGGCCAGGTGCTGTCCACGCGCCGCGACCTGCTGCCGCTCGACATCGCCGTTGAACTCGCGCGCCTGCAGGATCAGGTGCCGCCGTTCGACTCGAACGTGGCGATCGGCATTGTCGAAAAGTCGCTGGGCGCGCCTGTTGATACGCTGTTCGACGAATTCGAGCGCACGCCGGTGGCGAGCGCGTCGATCGCGCAGGTGCACTTCGCGAAGGTGAAGTCGGGTCAGCACGCGGGCAAGCCGGTTGCCGTGAAGGTGCTGCGGCCGAACATGCGGCCGGTGATCGATTCCGACCTCGCGCTGCTGCGCGACATTGCCGTGTGGGCCGAACGTTTATGGGCCGACGGCAAGCGGCTGAAGCCGCGCGAAGTGGTCGCGGAATTCGACAAATATCTGCACGACGAACTCGACCTGATGCGCGAGGCCGCCAACGGCAGCCAGTTGCGCCGCAACTTCGCGGGCCTCGATCTGCTGCTCGTGCCTGAGATGTACTGGGAGTTCAGCACGCCCAACGTGCTGGTGATGGAGCGCATGGTCGGCGTGCCGATCAGCCAGGTCGACAAGCTGCGCGCGGCGGGCGTGGACATTCCGAAGCTCGCGCGCGAAGGCGTGGAGATCTTTTTCACCCAGGTGTTCCGCGACGGCTTTTTCCACGCCGACATGCATCCCGGCAACATCCAGGTGAGTCTCGATCCCGCGCATTTCGGCCGCTATATCGCGCTGGACTTCGGCATCGTCGGGGCGCTCTCGGACTTCGACAAGAACTATCTCGCGCAGAACTTCCTCGCGTTCTTCAAGCGCGACTATCACCGCGTGGCCACCTTGCATATCGAGTCGGGCTGGGTGCCGCCCAACACGCGCGTGGAGGAGCTGGAAAGCGCGATTCGCGCCGTGTGCGAACCGTACTTCGACCGCGCGCTCAAGGACATTTCGCTCGGTCAGGTGCTGCTGCGCCTGTTCCAGACTTCGCGGCGCTTCAACGTGGAAATCCAGCCGCAGCTCGTGCTGCTGCAAAAGACCATGCTCAACGTGGAAGGGCTCGGCCGCTCGCTCGATCCCGAACTCGACCTCTGGAAAACGGCCAAGCCGTATCTGGAGCGGTGGATGACGGAGCAGATCGGTCTGCGCGGCTGGTACGAGCGCTTCAAGATCGAGGCGCCGCAGTGGAGCAAGACGCTGCCGCAGCTGCCGCGCCTCGTGCATCAGGCGCTGCTGCACCGGCAGGAGCCTTCGCATATCGCCGGCGACGAGACCATCCGCCAGATTCTCGCCGAGCAGCGCCGCACCAACCGGCTGCTGCAAGGGCTGCTGGTGTTCGGCGTGGCGGTGGGCGTCGGCATGGTGGCGGCGCGGATGTGGATGGCGTTTGCTTATGGCGGTTGA
- a CDS encoding gamma-butyrobetaine hydroxylase-like domain-containing protein → MSGLKADTPVPTGIVVHAVSRVLELQYANGASYRIPFELMRVYSPSAEVRGHGPGQETLQTGKREVTITALEAVGHYALQPTFSDGHNTGIYSWDQLYDLATRQDELWADYFARLKAAGVERDAPMAAAAAGGAGHGHCH, encoded by the coding sequence ATGAGTGGATTGAAAGCCGATACCCCGGTGCCGACCGGCATCGTCGTACACGCCGTGTCCCGCGTGCTCGAGCTCCAGTACGCGAACGGCGCGAGCTATCGTATTCCGTTCGAGTTGATGCGCGTGTATTCGCCTTCCGCCGAAGTGCGCGGCCACGGTCCCGGCCAGGAAACGCTGCAAACCGGCAAGCGCGAGGTGACGATCACGGCGCTCGAAGCCGTGGGCCACTACGCGCTGCAACCCACGTTCTCGGACGGCCACAACACCGGCATCTATTCATGGGACCAGCTTTACGACCTGGCCACGCGCCAGGACGAACTCTGGGCCGATTATTTCGCCAGACTCAAGGCAGCGGGCGTCGAGCGCGACGCGCCGATGGCGGCCGCGGCAGCCGGCGGTGCCGGGCACGGCCACTGCCACTGA
- a CDS encoding TetR/AcrR family transcriptional regulator yields MRKGEQTRAAILDAALDLSGRDGLEGLTIGLLAERMQMSKSGVFAHFGSREDLQVEVVREYHRRFEEEVFFPSLREPRGLPRLRAMLSRWFEKRIHEVTTGCIYISGAVEYDDRADSQVRETLVASVSMWRAALLRAISQAIEEGHLRRDTDPALMLFELYSVTLGLHHDGRFLHLPDAVEHTWAAFEKLIVSYQSVESQ; encoded by the coding sequence ATGCGAAAAGGCGAACAGACACGAGCCGCCATTCTGGATGCAGCACTCGATCTTTCGGGTCGGGACGGACTGGAAGGTCTGACCATCGGCCTGCTCGCCGAGCGCATGCAGATGAGCAAGAGTGGCGTCTTCGCGCACTTCGGGTCGCGAGAGGATCTCCAGGTCGAGGTGGTGCGCGAGTATCACCGGCGATTCGAGGAAGAAGTCTTCTTTCCGAGCTTGCGCGAACCGCGTGGTTTGCCGCGCTTGCGTGCGATGCTGTCGCGGTGGTTCGAGAAGCGCATTCACGAAGTCACGACTGGCTGCATCTATATCAGCGGCGCCGTCGAATACGACGACCGCGCGGACAGCCAGGTACGCGAGACGCTGGTGGCCAGCGTGTCGATGTGGCGCGCGGCGCTCCTGAGGGCCATTTCGCAGGCAATCGAAGAAGGGCACCTGCGGCGCGACACCGATCCCGCGCTGATGCTCTTCGAACTGTATAGCGTCACGCTGGGCCTGCATCATGACGGCCGCTTCCTGCACCTGCCGGACGCAGTCGAGCATACGTGGGCCGCGTTCGAAAAACTGATCGTTTCGTATCAGAGCGTAGAGAGCCAGTAG
- the nudB gene encoding dihydroneopterin triphosphate diphosphatase produces the protein MQKPPKIPESVLVVIHTPQLDVLIIERADRPGFWQSVTGSKDHLDEPFSETAVREVAEETGIVVGAHGIAGSALRDWRHEIEYEIYPVWRHRYAPGVTRNTEHWFSLEVPAGTPVTLAPREHTAYAWLPYEQAAARCFSSSNSAAILQLPERLGRPGGAGGVRS, from the coding sequence ATGCAGAAGCCGCCAAAGATTCCGGAATCCGTTCTCGTCGTCATTCATACGCCGCAACTGGACGTGTTGATCATCGAGCGCGCCGACCGCCCCGGCTTCTGGCAGTCGGTCACGGGCTCGAAGGATCATCTCGACGAGCCGTTCAGCGAAACCGCCGTGCGCGAAGTCGCCGAGGAAACCGGCATCGTCGTGGGCGCGCACGGCATTGCCGGCAGCGCGCTGCGCGACTGGCGCCACGAGATCGAGTACGAAATTTATCCGGTCTGGCGGCACCGCTACGCGCCGGGCGTCACGCGCAACACCGAACACTGGTTCAGCCTCGAAGTGCCCGCGGGCACGCCCGTCACGCTCGCGCCGCGCGAGCACACGGCCTACGCGTGGCTGCCGTACGAGCAGGCGGCGGCGCGGTGTTTTTCGTCGTCGAACAGCGCCGCCATCCTGCAACTGCCCGAACGTCTCGGGCGGCCGGGTGGCGCGGGCGGAGTCCGGTCATGA
- a CDS encoding ubiquinone biosynthesis accessory factor UbiJ: protein MTLAAKPFAAAVNHLLARESWARDRLAPYAGKTARLACPPVVLTLLVQPDGYLSAVKDHDAAQVDVALSLPAGAFSSFVQGGQSAVMKHVKIEGDAEFAQVIGKLAEHLRWEPEEDLARVIGDAPAARLASLARAASEQALRTGRNVLGSVTEYLLDENPQLVRRVELDSFNEELARARDALARVEKRIERLEQKTGAGGAAANAAPRGSR, encoded by the coding sequence ATGACTCTCGCCGCCAAGCCCTTCGCTGCCGCTGTCAATCACCTGCTCGCCCGCGAATCGTGGGCTCGCGATCGCCTCGCTCCCTATGCCGGCAAGACGGCGCGGCTGGCTTGTCCGCCCGTCGTGCTCACGCTGCTGGTTCAGCCGGACGGTTACCTGAGCGCCGTTAAGGATCACGACGCCGCGCAGGTCGACGTTGCGCTTTCGCTGCCTGCGGGCGCGTTCTCGTCGTTCGTGCAGGGCGGCCAGTCGGCCGTGATGAAGCACGTCAAGATCGAGGGCGACGCCGAGTTCGCGCAGGTGATCGGCAAGCTCGCCGAGCATCTGCGCTGGGAGCCCGAGGAAGATCTCGCGCGCGTGATCGGCGACGCGCCGGCGGCGCGCCTCGCGTCGCTCGCGCGTGCCGCGAGCGAACAGGCGTTGCGCACGGGGCGCAACGTGCTCGGCTCCGTCACCGAATATCTGCTAGACGAAAATCCGCAGCTCGTGCGGCGCGTCGAGCTGGACAGCTTCAACGAAGAACTCGCGCGCGCCCGCGATGCGCTGGCGCGCGTGGAAAAGCGCATCGAGCGCCTCGAACAAAAAACCGGGGCCGGCGGCGCGGCGGCAAACGCCGCGCCGCGCGGCTCGCGCTAG
- a CDS encoding class I SAM-dependent methyltransferase has translation MSDPTREPNVPATPPATDPAPPAFESRDPSQPAFWDERFVRGFTPWDQAGVQQDFTAFAAAHPHAAVLIPGCGNAWEAGWLAERGRAVRAIDFAPQAVASAQAALGPYAGVVEQADFYKYAPPFAPDWVYERAFLCALPRAMRASYAPRMAELMAPGALLAGYFFIGETEKGPPFAIARDELDALLAPYFTLDEDRAVADSLAVFAGRERWLVWRRNDAAVKSR, from the coding sequence ATGAGCGATCCGACCCGCGAGCCGAACGTACCCGCGACCCCACCCGCGACCGATCCCGCGCCGCCCGCGTTCGAAAGCCGCGACCCCTCGCAGCCCGCGTTCTGGGACGAGCGCTTCGTGCGCGGCTTCACGCCGTGGGACCAGGCCGGCGTGCAGCAGGACTTCACGGCGTTCGCGGCCGCGCATCCCCATGCCGCCGTGCTGATTCCCGGCTGCGGCAACGCGTGGGAAGCGGGCTGGCTGGCCGAGCGCGGCCGCGCGGTGCGCGCCATCGACTTCGCGCCGCAGGCCGTCGCGAGCGCGCAAGCGGCGCTCGGTCCGTACGCGGGCGTGGTCGAGCAGGCCGACTTCTACAAGTACGCGCCGCCGTTCGCGCCGGACTGGGTGTACGAGCGCGCGTTCCTGTGCGCGTTGCCCAGAGCCATGCGCGCGAGCTACGCGCCGCGCATGGCCGAACTGATGGCGCCGGGCGCGCTGCTGGCGGGCTACTTCTTTATCGGCGAAACGGAAAAGGGGCCGCCGTTCGCGATCGCGCGCGACGAACTGGACGCGCTGCTCGCGCCGTATTTCACGCTCGACGAAGATCGCGCCGTCGCCGATTCGCTGGCCGTGTTCGCGGGGCGCGAGCGCTGGCTCGTGTGGCGTCGCAACGACGCGGCGGTGAAGTCGCGGTGA